From the Pedobacter cryoconitis genome, one window contains:
- a CDS encoding chorismate mutase: MKLNLNIQPLSSWINVKNEPLIISGPCSAETEDQLLSTAHLLAATGKVSVLRAGIWKPRTRPGEFEGIGSIGLEWLKKAKAETGLPTAVEVANAKHVEEALAAGVDILWIGARSTANPFTVQEIADALKGVDIPVLIKNPVNPDISLWIGALERINNAGITKLGAIHRGFSSYEKSSFRNEPMWELAIQLKTLCPELPIINDPSHICGNRELIPYISQKALDLDMQGLMIESHIDPSVAWTDAKQQVTPAALEELVAKLSLRDPESNNEAFADKLAELRKQIDKIDDVLLQKLSERMTIVEKIGQYKRDSKVTILQVNRWDEILKKGTAFAKALKLDLGFTEKFLELVHGESIRKQTAIMNEGKTEEEIVEATAAAAKH; the protein is encoded by the coding sequence ATGAAATTAAACTTAAACATTCAGCCATTATCGAGCTGGATCAACGTCAAAAACGAGCCGCTTATCATCTCTGGACCATGTAGTGCAGAAACTGAAGATCAATTGTTATCTACTGCACATTTATTAGCGGCAACTGGTAAAGTGTCTGTATTAAGAGCTGGTATCTGGAAACCACGTACCCGTCCGGGAGAATTCGAAGGAATTGGAAGTATCGGTTTAGAATGGTTGAAAAAAGCTAAAGCTGAAACCGGATTACCTACAGCTGTAGAAGTAGCAAACGCTAAACATGTGGAAGAAGCATTGGCAGCTGGCGTAGATATCTTATGGATCGGCGCAAGATCAACGGCTAACCCTTTCACAGTACAGGAAATTGCCGATGCTTTAAAAGGTGTTGACATCCCTGTATTAATTAAAAACCCTGTAAATCCTGATATCTCTTTATGGATTGGTGCTTTAGAGCGTATCAACAATGCAGGTATCACTAAATTAGGTGCAATTCACCGTGGTTTCTCTTCTTACGAGAAAAGCTCTTTCCGTAACGAACCAATGTGGGAACTTGCGATTCAGTTGAAAACGCTTTGCCCTGAATTGCCAATTATCAATGACCCTTCTCATATCTGTGGAAATCGCGAACTGATCCCTTACATCTCTCAAAAAGCATTAGATCTCGATATGCAAGGATTAATGATTGAGTCACATATTGACCCTTCTGTAGCATGGACTGATGCAAAACAACAAGTTACGCCTGCTGCTTTGGAAGAACTGGTCGCTAAATTAAGTTTACGTGATCCAGAATCCAACAACGAAGCTTTTGCTGATAAATTAGCTGAATTACGTAAGCAAATCGATAAAATCGATGATGTTTTACTTCAGAAATTAAGTGAGCGTATGACTATCGTTGAAAAAATCGGTCAGTATAAAAGAGATAGCAAAGTAACCATCTTACAAGTTAACCGTTGGGATGAAATCCTTAAAAAAGGAACTGCTTTTGCTAAAGCACTTAAATTAGACCTTGGTTTTACAGAGAAATTCTTAGAATTAGTTCACGGTGAGTCTATCAGAAAACAAACTGCAATCATGAACGAAGGCAAAACTGAAGAAGAAATCGTTGAAGCTACTGCCGCTGCTGCAAAACATTAA
- a CDS encoding prephenate dehydratase, whose product MKKVTRVAIQGIKASFHEEAAFKFFGNDIKTVECNSFKQTCEVLEAREVDYVVMAIENSIAGSLLPNYTLIREYNFAVTGEVYLPIQLHLMALPGVKLEDVKYVTSHPIAIRQCIDFFDEFPHLKVVESVDTAACAKKIRDEQLTDTVAIANTLAAELYGLNIIERRIESNKKNYTRFLILQNDKTEDLTEINKSSICFQVGNHVGALSKVLNIFAEQSVNLSKIQSMPVLGKRSEYYFYVDMEWTDSEKYDVAIRKALKYTVNFNIMGEYLKNDIV is encoded by the coding sequence ATGAAAAAAGTAACAAGAGTAGCAATACAAGGTATTAAAGCCTCCTTTCATGAAGAAGCTGCTTTCAAATTCTTTGGTAATGACATTAAAACTGTCGAATGCAATTCCTTTAAACAAACATGCGAAGTGCTTGAAGCACGGGAAGTTGACTATGTAGTGATGGCTATTGAAAACTCTATCGCCGGTAGCCTTTTACCAAACTACACGCTGATCAGAGAATATAATTTTGCAGTGACCGGAGAGGTTTACCTTCCGATACAACTGCACTTAATGGCCCTGCCGGGAGTGAAATTGGAAGACGTAAAATACGTAACCTCTCACCCTATTGCTATTCGTCAGTGCATTGATTTCTTTGACGAATTTCCACACCTTAAAGTAGTGGAAAGTGTAGATACAGCTGCTTGCGCCAAAAAAATCAGAGATGAGCAATTAACTGATACTGTTGCGATTGCAAATACACTGGCTGCCGAACTTTATGGCCTGAATATTATAGAAAGAAGAATTGAATCGAATAAAAAGAATTACACCCGTTTCCTGATCCTTCAAAACGATAAAACTGAAGATTTGACTGAAATTAATAAATCCTCCATCTGTTTCCAGGTTGGTAACCATGTAGGGGCACTTTCCAAAGTGCTGAATATATTCGCAGAACAAAGTGTGAATTTAAGCAAGATCCAGTCTATGCCTGTTTTAGGTAAAAGGAGTGAGTATTATTTCTATGTCGATATGGAATGGACAGACAGCGAAAAATATGACGTCGCTATCCGTAAAGCACTGAAATACACAGTAAACTTTAATATAATGGGCGAATATCTAAAGAACGATATCGTTTAA